A single Opisthocomus hoazin isolate bOpiHoa1 chromosome 1, bOpiHoa1.hap1, whole genome shotgun sequence DNA region contains:
- the DUSP12 gene encoding dual specificity protein phosphatase 12 isoform X1 — MSAGAGMVPVRPGLYVGGAESCSSPESLAAAGVVAVLTVDAEEPPAVPGVRAMHVRARDEPGADLLSRLDDCAAFIGAARAAGGAVLVRCQAGVSRSVAVATAYLMKTEGLGWEEAYAALRAAKPDAEVNPGFQGQLKLYEAMGCAVDSGSALYKRYRLRTLTERYPELQDLPQEVFAVDPTSVCQTPNTEVLYRCRKCRRALFRSSSILSHTEGSGPTAFAHKRGTDSAQLCSDGREKCTSYFTEPVQWMEPALLGVMEGQLLCPKCTSKLGSFSWRGEQCSCGRWVTPAFQIHKSRVDEVRTLPAGNCQAAET, encoded by the exons ATGTCGGCGGGAGCGGGGATGGTGCCGGTGCGGCCGGGGCTCTACGTGGGCGGCGCGGAGTCCTGCTCGTCCCCGGAgtcgctggcggcggcgggggtggTGGCGGTGCTGACGGTGGACGCGGAGGAGCCGCCGGCCGTGCCGGGCGTGCGGGCCATGCACGTCCGGGCGCGGGACGAGCCCGGCGCCGACCTGCTGAGCCGCCTGGACGACTGCGCAGCCTTCatcggcgcggcgcgggcggccggcggcgccgTCCTCGTCCGGTG CCAGGCCGGGGTGAGCCGCAGCGTGGCCGTGGCGACCGCCTACCTCATGAAGACGGAGGGGCTCGGCTGGGAGGAGGCCTACGCCGCCCTCAGGGCCGCCAAACCCGACGCCGA GGTGAACCCCGGTTTCCAGGGGCAGCTGAAGCTCTACGAGGCCATGGGCTGCGCCGTGGACAGCGGCAGCGCCCTGTACAAGCGGTACCGGCTGCGGACGCTCACGGAGAGGTACCCGG AACTTCAGGACTTGCCCCAAGAAGTCTTCGCTGTTGATCCAACCAGCGTATGTCAGACTCCAAACACAGAGGTTCTCTACAGGTGCAGGAAGTGTAG GCGCGCTCTGTTCCGTAGTTCCAGCATTTTGTCCCACACGGAAGGAAGTGGACCGACGGCCTTTGCCCACAAGAGGGGAACGGACTCTGCTCAGCTTTGCAGCGATGGCCGTGAGAAGTGTACCTCTTACTTCACCGAGCCCGTGCAGTGGATGGAGCCGGCGTTGCTCGGTGTAATGGAAGGACAG CTTCTGTGTCCCAAGTGCACGTCGAAGCTGGGCTCCTTCAGCTGGCGGGGCGAGCAGTGCTCCTGCGGCCGCTGGGTGACACCCGCCTTCCAGATCCACAAAAGCCGAGTGGATGAAGTGAGGACGCTGCCGGCTGGTAACTGCCAAGCTGCTGAAACCTGA
- the DUSP12 gene encoding dual specificity protein phosphatase 12 isoform X2, which translates to MSAGAGMVPVRPGLYVGGAESCSSPESLAAAGVVAVLTVDAEEPPAVPGVRAMHVRARDEPGADLLSRLDDCAAFIGAARAAGGAVLVRWVNPGFQGQLKLYEAMGCAVDSGSALYKRYRLRTLTERYPELQDLPQEVFAVDPTSVCQTPNTEVLYRCRKCRRALFRSSSILSHTEGSGPTAFAHKRGTDSAQLCSDGREKCTSYFTEPVQWMEPALLGVMEGQLLCPKCTSKLGSFSWRGEQCSCGRWVTPAFQIHKSRVDEVRTLPAGNCQAAET; encoded by the exons ATGTCGGCGGGAGCGGGGATGGTGCCGGTGCGGCCGGGGCTCTACGTGGGCGGCGCGGAGTCCTGCTCGTCCCCGGAgtcgctggcggcggcgggggtggTGGCGGTGCTGACGGTGGACGCGGAGGAGCCGCCGGCCGTGCCGGGCGTGCGGGCCATGCACGTCCGGGCGCGGGACGAGCCCGGCGCCGACCTGCTGAGCCGCCTGGACGACTGCGCAGCCTTCatcggcgcggcgcgggcggccggcggcgccgTCCTCGTCCGGTG GGTGAACCCCGGTTTCCAGGGGCAGCTGAAGCTCTACGAGGCCATGGGCTGCGCCGTGGACAGCGGCAGCGCCCTGTACAAGCGGTACCGGCTGCGGACGCTCACGGAGAGGTACCCGG AACTTCAGGACTTGCCCCAAGAAGTCTTCGCTGTTGATCCAACCAGCGTATGTCAGACTCCAAACACAGAGGTTCTCTACAGGTGCAGGAAGTGTAG GCGCGCTCTGTTCCGTAGTTCCAGCATTTTGTCCCACACGGAAGGAAGTGGACCGACGGCCTTTGCCCACAAGAGGGGAACGGACTCTGCTCAGCTTTGCAGCGATGGCCGTGAGAAGTGTACCTCTTACTTCACCGAGCCCGTGCAGTGGATGGAGCCGGCGTTGCTCGGTGTAATGGAAGGACAG CTTCTGTGTCCCAAGTGCACGTCGAAGCTGGGCTCCTTCAGCTGGCGGGGCGAGCAGTGCTCCTGCGGCCGCTGGGTGACACCCGCCTTCCAGATCCACAAAAGCCGAGTGGATGAAGTGAGGACGCTGCCGGCTGGTAACTGCCAAGCTGCTGAAACCTGA
- the DUSP12 gene encoding dual specificity protein phosphatase 12 isoform X3 produces MSAGAGMVPVRPGLYVGGAESCSSPESLAAAGVVAVLTVDAEEPPAVPGVRAMHVRARDEPGADLLSRLDDCAAFIGAARAAGGAVLVRCQAGVSRSVAVATAYLMKTEGLGWEEAYAALRAAKPDAEVNPGFQGQLKLYEAMGCAVDSGSALYKRYRLRTLTERYPELQDLPQEVFAVDPTSVCQTPNTEVLYRCRKCRAGALCSVVPAFCPTRKEVDRRPLPTRGERTLLSFAAMAVRSVPLTSPSPCSGWSRRCSV; encoded by the exons ATGTCGGCGGGAGCGGGGATGGTGCCGGTGCGGCCGGGGCTCTACGTGGGCGGCGCGGAGTCCTGCTCGTCCCCGGAgtcgctggcggcggcgggggtggTGGCGGTGCTGACGGTGGACGCGGAGGAGCCGCCGGCCGTGCCGGGCGTGCGGGCCATGCACGTCCGGGCGCGGGACGAGCCCGGCGCCGACCTGCTGAGCCGCCTGGACGACTGCGCAGCCTTCatcggcgcggcgcgggcggccggcggcgccgTCCTCGTCCGGTG CCAGGCCGGGGTGAGCCGCAGCGTGGCCGTGGCGACCGCCTACCTCATGAAGACGGAGGGGCTCGGCTGGGAGGAGGCCTACGCCGCCCTCAGGGCCGCCAAACCCGACGCCGA GGTGAACCCCGGTTTCCAGGGGCAGCTGAAGCTCTACGAGGCCATGGGCTGCGCCGTGGACAGCGGCAGCGCCCTGTACAAGCGGTACCGGCTGCGGACGCTCACGGAGAGGTACCCGG AACTTCAGGACTTGCCCCAAGAAGTCTTCGCTGTTGATCCAACCAGCGTATGTCAGACTCCAAACACAGAGGTTCTCTACAGGTGCAGGAAGTGTAG GGCAGGCGCGCTCTGTTCCGTAGTTCCAGCATTTTGTCCCACACGGAAGGAAGTGGACCGACGGCCTTTGCCCACAAGAGGGGAACGGACTCTGCTCAGCTTTGCAGCGATGGCCGTGAGAAGTGTACCTCTTACTTCACCGAGCCCGTGCAGTGGATGGAGCCGGCGTTGCTCGGTGTAA